In Phocoena phocoena chromosome 3, mPhoPho1.1, whole genome shotgun sequence, the DNA window CAGAGCTGGTTTGAAGCAGGCCCGCCAGACTGTGCGGCCCCTGCTCCAAGCATTATCCAGGACaaacccaccacccacccactctGGGCTCCCACCCGGCATCCCCTGGGTCCTGGGTCATGGTGATGGCCGGACACCTCCTCTGCCAGACaggaagctccaggagggcagaggcagaCCACCTCAGGCAATGGGTGGGGGGTGCCAAGGGACCCCAGGATTCCCCAAGTCCCCCCCCTCCTTTTCAGGTGGGGGAACCACAGCCCCGCAGGCTTGCACGGGGCTCCCTGCAGAGCTGGGATGAAAATGGCACAAGTAAATGATGACAGGgcctctggggaattccctggtgggccagcggttaagactctgcgcttccaatgcagggggcgcaggtccgatccctagttggggaactaagatcctgcatgcctcgcgtggccaaaaaaatttaaaaaacaaaaacaaaaaaaaccagggcCTCTGGTGATCAAATCCCAACTGCTGCTCGGaccactgtgtgatcttgggcaagtatCTGTGCCTCTCTGGGCCTAGGCTTCCTCCACAGAGAAGAGGGGGTAATAAGAGGAGTACCTGCCCCGGGATGCAAGTGCCCTGAGACGCTGGGCTGCCCCGTATGACAGATGTGGCCACTGGGCCTCCCCAAGGGGCCCCGACCCTGCCCCCTGGGGCCCCTCCTCACCCTCGGCCAGCGCCAGGGCAGCCTCCTCCCCGCCAGCATCACGCAGGGCGAACATGGCTCGGTATCGGTCGAAGAGCGGCCGGGCCTCATCCAGCAGCGCCACCCGCAGCCGCCCCACATCGCGCTCCTCGGCGGATGGGGCCGGATCCACAGAGAGGTAGGGCCCCTGAGCCACCGGCTCCCCGCTGTGCTGCTGCAGCCACTCCAGCCGCCGGACGGCCAGCTGGCACGTCTCTGCCACCTGCGGGGACAGGGGGGTGGATGTGCcgggccctcccccagcccccagggctcCCGGTTTAGCAGGGGTGGAGCCAACAGACACAGGACCAACTGATCTTTCCAGACTGGAGACAAACCAGCAGGGGCTGCTGTGACTAGAGAGTGACCAGGGGCAGAGGGCCAGGAGGGGCTAGCTTGAAGGTGACATCAGAACCAGTGAGAGAGGCGTCAGGTGGAatcagccagtgcaaaggccccaaGGCAGGACGTGCCAGACCCATCAGGGAAGAGCCAACAACAGAGATGACCTGAGGTGGCTGGGCCAGACTACTTGGGGCCTGTGGGCTTGGGATTTTGTCCTAAAGGTGATGACAAACCGTGAGTGGGGCAGTGGTCCTCTCTCGGCATCCCTGGGCCGGGTGGTTACCCTGGCAACCAGGCACAGGGTCTGAGGCCGGTTCCTGGGCGCGAAGcacggagggggtgggggaggggctgcgtTACCTCGATGACAGGGTCGGTGGAGTACTGCTTCAGGATCTCCAGCACCTCTGGGTCCCCAATGGCTCCCAGGGCCTCCCCTGAGAATGGGGCAGAGGGCTCATGTTGATTGGCTGGGAAACGCCCCGAATGCCTCGCGCGCTAACCAGCACCAACGCCCCCTCCGTGATGCCCCTCCCCATTGCTCTGCCTGTATCCTGAGGGCTGCTCCAGCCACTGAGGTTTGGAGCTGGAGCCGGTCCAGTCCTGAAGCTGTGCCAGTTAGAGTCCCTCCCCCAGAAATCAGGCTTTGCTGGAACCAGACTCAGACCCCGCCCCGGCCCGCACCCCCAGAGCTCACGGCctagaggagagacacagacaagCGTGTCATTACAACTTGGGGACACGGGTGGCAAGGAGCCAAGAACAGTTGGCTGAGTCGAGCCCATCAAGGGGAGCCCTGAAAACCTGGTGGAGGTTTTTAAGTTGTACTGTGGGCAAGGAGGGTCAGCAGACCAGCAccatcctgcctcagggcctttgcaaagGCTGTGCCCGCTACCTGGAGCACCTTTCCCCAGACATCTACCTAGATAACTCCCTTACTCCACTTAGGTCTTTTAATTGGTAACCACCAATTAAAAATGGCAACAccggacttcccttgtggtccagtggttaagactctgtgcgtCAAAtggtcggggaactgggatcccacatgccccgtggcgaggccaaaaaaaaaaaaggcaacaccTCCAGCACCCCCATCCCGCCCAtggctttattttcctccttagCACTTACATAGGTGTTTCCACCATAACATGATTGGGTGTTCTACAAAATCACACACTCAAACTAACAGCGCTTATGGGACAAGAGAGGTTTGGGGTCGAACATTCTTTGTAAGGAGAGCTCCAATAGCATCAGTGATTGGGATCTTGAGAGGTCCCCAGGGCAGCCTGGCATAGCTGGAGATCATCATGGAGAATATTAAAAAGGCCCCAAAACAATCAAATGGAAACAATTCCCCCTGCTGGCTATGAGCTCACTGGATACATCAATACAAACACAGCCTCGGCTGCATAGACCCGCCAAGGATGTTTCTATTCCATCTTGTTTGCCGTCGGAGTCCCTTGTGagaacagggcctggcccacagcAAGCAGTCCATAAACACGTCCGGTGGACGAACTGAATGAGTGACCTCAGGGGTTGACCATCCATGGTCAGCATCCAAAGACACCATATGTCTTTGTATGAACGAAGAatggtttttccatttttaaatggtttttgaaaaatcaaaaggggacttccctggtggtgcagtggttaagaatctgcctaccaatgcaggggacacgggttcgatccctggtctgggaagatcccacatgccacagagcaactaagcccgtgagccgtttaaaaaaaaaaaaaaaaaagaaagaaaaaattcaaaaggatcACATTTTATGACGCGTAAAGGTGATGTGAGATTCAAATCTCAGGGCCCATAAAGTTGGACTGGCTGGCGGCCACACGCCCATCTGTTGCCTGGGGTTCAGGGTGGCTCTTATGctgcagtggcagagttgagaccCGGGACAGAGATCGTGGGAAGATGCTTATCGCCCACCCCTTCCAGAGCCAGCCTGGTAGAGCCCGCACCCTCACCGCCGCTCACCTGCCTCGTGGCGCACCATGGGCTCCTGGCGGGTGTCACGAAGCACGTCCACCAGCACAGGGATGGCCCGTGAGTCCTGCATCTGACCCAGGCAGTAGGCCAGCTCGTGCTTGAGCAGGGCCGAGTCGTCGCTGAAGGCCCGGCTGATCCAGGAGATGGCTGCTGGACCCCCGAGCCCGCGCAGTGTGAACAACGCCCGGAAGCGGGCCTGCAGGGGCTTCTGGGGGTCCAGCAGCATCTGCCCCAACCCCTCCACCTCCTGCTCCGTTACCATGGTGCTGCCGCTGGGCTTGGGCTAAACAAGGGGACTCGTGGGCTCGAGAACCTGCAGCAGAAAAACAAGAGGCCAGGTGAGAGGCACCCTTCACCGCTCGCTGACTTGTGCGTTTCAGTGTTAGGacctcgggggtgggggtggtttcCTAACTGCTGACCAGCCTGGCCATCTGGGTTCAAAGCCTGGCTCCGACCCTGCctacttgctgtgtggccttccCTAAGgtactttccctctctgagcctctggccTATACAagaagtcccctacatacaaacgagttcccgTTCTGAGAGCGTTtctgtaagtccaatttgttcataagtccaacaaagttagcctaggtacccaacaaaCATAATCGGCTATAgagtactgtaataggtttataatactttccacacagataatacacacacacacaaaaaaacaaaaaaataaaggacgTTGAGAAGTTTCCCTATCTCCTCCATCATTTTTCCACACTTCTTTGGTATTATCGCAGATTTcacatgttccatgatcttgtccttCTTTAGAATTGTTCTGATGGCTGAACGATTCATGTTACAAGAACGAGTGACGTCTACCATCTTTTCGCCTGGCCCCAGTCTCTCAATTAttgtcacttttgtttccatcgttaCTGGTTGGCggttcttagcagtaccagctacatcaccgctgcttttatgctcgcttccggacatcctgggcttgaaataaagatactgtactactgtaccctatacagtactgtaaagtccacaaaagcacaaccacttgtagaggatgcacgcacgtgacaaggtacgccagacacatgaactaacttactggacatgtgaacacacgtccacatctttgaaagttcgcaacttgaaggtttgtatgtagaggacttactgtCCACTGGCAATGACCTCTGCTGGTCTgctctctacacagcagccagagggaatgTGGTAGCTGGTCCCCAAGATGACCCTCAATGACCCCCACCTCCTGGTATCCGTGCCCTGTGTGGCCCCCTCCCACACCAAATAGGGCTGACCTCGGTGAATAACAGGATATGGGAGAAATGGCAGTGTGACTTCTGAGGGTCATAAGGGACACTGTGGCTTCCTCCTTGCTGGCTCTAGCGGAAGCCAGCAGCCATACTGTGAGGAGGTTCAACCAGCCGTAGGTAGGGGCCCACGCGGTGGGGAACGAGGCCTCCCACCAACAGCCAGGTGAGAGCAGCTTCTCCAGCCTTCAGATGACGCAGCCCCAGCCAGTGTCTGCACTGCAACATCACAAGAGATGAGAGCCAAAACCACCTGGCTAAACCAGGCCCAGATTTCCCAGAAACGGTGGGAAGTAGTGTTTACTATTCTTTAAAGCTACTAAGtatggggtaatttgttacaaagcACAGATAACTGATAAAAGAATCCTTTCAGTATATAAACTGGACCCTGTGACTCCCTCACAAAATCCTCCTATGGGCCTCAAGACTCCAAACTCCTTAACTGTCCCAATGGCCCTGCACGACCTGCCCCCATCACCTCCCCaccatcccctcctccctctctccccctcactcactctgctccacCAACCAGGCTTCCCCACTGTTCCTCCAACACACCAGGCACAGTCCTGCCCCAGGGTCTCTGCACAGGCTATTCTCGCCCTCAGGAACACTTTTCACCAAATGCCGCCAtgctcactctctcacttccttgggtcgcaaatgccacctcctcggggaagccttccctgatcccgGTCTTGTTCTGCTTTATCTTTCGTTGAAGCAGCTGCCACCACGAGATATCACATTTGATATTTTGGTTTAGCTGCTTATGGTTGGTCTTAACCCTCGTATGAGAACTCTGAAGGCAGGGACTGAGCCTCTCTTAGTCACGGCTGTACTCCCAGCCCACAACGCCTCAGTAAGAACAATGACCATAATAATAACAGCATCTGACATTTACATAGGATGTGCTATGTGCCACATTCCTGAACGCATTCCATCCTCGCCATAACTCTTTGAGACAAGCACCATGACTGTCACCATTTCACTGGAGAGGACACAACACAAGCACAAAGAGGTGAATCACTTGCTTAGGAACCGCTGAAGAGTTATAAATCCAGGCAGCCGGGCTCCCGAGTCAAGCTCTAAACCACAAACGCCATGTTGAATAGATGGATTAAGATTAAAGGACGCAGCTGAGGCTGGGCTCCATCCTCCAGACCAGTGACATGCTTCGTGAACCTGACAGCAGGCTGTAGCTCCCAGAGGCGTAAGTAGGGTTGAGCAGGTATAATGGGGGAAGTGCAGCTGCCTGTGCACAGGTGACCATCAAAGGAGGTGACATGCAAAACACTGATCATCACAAACCACAGAAGCCAGGGGTGAGCAAGCTGGCAAGGCATTATGGGCCATCGAGACCCAACTCTTTCTTCTACACAGATGAGCTGTGACCTGtctggggtcacacagcaagtcaagTGCTGACAGCGCCCAGGACTCACGAATCCCGGTCTGTGCAGCGCCTCCCTCAAGACACAAAGGAGAGACACGCACTATTTTGTTCGTGGTTGTATCCCCaaggcccagcacagtgcctgtcgCTATggcagcaggcactcaataagtattgTTGAATGAATTGGGCACCCACTGCCTGCCAGGCATGGTACTGAGTGGTTTATACACAGTATAAATCtgtatcatctgtaaaataggcgtAAAGGGCACATGGACATCACAGAGTTGCTGTGAATGGAATGATGTTCACAGAGCACTTAGTACCCACTGCTGGTACTTAGTAAGCACTTGATAAGCCAGAGCTGGTATTAAATATTTCTACagagagggccttccctggtggcgcagtggttaagaagaattcacctgccaatgcagggggcacgggttcgatccctggtctgggaagatcccacatgacgcagagcaactaagtccgtgcgccataactactgagcctgctc includes these proteins:
- the DOHH gene encoding deoxyhypusine hydroxylase — translated: MVTEQEVEGLGQMLLDPQKPLQARFRALFTLRGLGGPAAISWISRAFSDDSALLKHELAYCLGQMQDSRAIPVLVDVLRDTRQEPMVRHEAGEALGAIGDPEVLEILKQYSTDPVIEVAETCQLAVRRLEWLQQHSGEPVAQGPYLSVDPAPSAEERDVGRLRVALLDEARPLFDRYRAMFALRDAGGEEAALALAEGLHCGSALFRHEIGYVLGQLQHEAAVPQLAAALARPAENPMVRHECAEALGAIARPACLAALRAHAADPERVVRESCEVALDMYEYETGSAFQYADGLERLRPPPS